One segment of Brassica napus cultivar Da-Ae chromosome C3, Da-Ae, whole genome shotgun sequence DNA contains the following:
- the LOC106358527 gene encoding NADP-dependent malic enzyme 2, with the protein MGSTPAEVPCEDVADNRSGVGGGISDVYGEDLATLDQLVTPWVTSVASGYSLMRDPRYNKGLAFTDKERDAHYLTGLLPPVVISQEVQERKLMHNLRQYTVPLQRYMALMDLQERNERLFYKLLIDNVEELLPVVYTPTVGEACQKYGSIFRKPQGLYISLNEKGKILEVLKNWPQRGIQVIVVTDGERILGLGDLGCQGMGIPVGKLSLYTALGGIRPSACLPITIDVGTNNQKLLDDEFYIGLKQRRATGQEYADFLHEFMCAVKQNYGEKVLVQFEDFANHNAFDLLSKYMDSHLVFNDDIQGTASVVLAGLIAAQKVLGKSLADHTFLFLGAGEAGTGIAELIALKISKETGAPIEETRKKIWLVDSKGLIVSSRKESLQHFKQPWAHEYEPVKDLIGAVNAIKPTVLIGTSGVGQTFTKEVVEAMATNNEKPLILALSNPTSQAECTAEQAYTWTEGRAIFGSGSPFDPVEYNGKTYLPGQANNCYIFPGLGLGLIMSGAIRVRDDMLLAASEALAAQVTEENFANGLIYPPFSNIREISANIAASVAATTYDLGLASNLPRAKDLVKFAESCMYSPVYRNYR; encoded by the exons ATGGGAAGTACTCCGGCTGAAGTACCCTGCGAGGATGTCGCCGATAACAGGTCCGGCGTAGGAGGTGGTATCTCCGACGTCTACGGCGAGGATTTAGCCACCTTGGACCAGCTCGTCACTCCTTGGGTTACCTCCGTGGCCAG TGGATACTCGTTGATGCGTGACCCAAGATACAACAAGGGACTTGCGTTCACTGATAAAGAGAGAGATGCTCATTACTTAACTGGTCTTCTTCCCCCTGTTGTCATTAGCCAGGAAGTTCAG GAGAGGAAGCTGATGCATAATCTCCGTCAGTACACTGTTCCTCTTCAGCGTTACATGGCCCTCATGGATCTTCAG GAAAGGAACGAGAGGTTGTTCTATAAGCTTTTGATTGATAACGTGGAGGAGCTGCTTCCAGTTGTGTACACACCAACAGTTGGTGAGGCTTGCCAGAAGTATGGTAGCATTTTCAGGAAGCCACAGGGTCTTTACATCAGCTTGAATGAGAA GGGAAAGATTCTTGAAGTGTTGAAGAACTGGCCTCAGAGAGGGATTCAAGTTATTGTTGTCACTGATGGTGAGCGCATTCTCGGTCTGGGAGATCTTGGTTGCCAGGGAATGGGAATTCCAGTGGGGAAGCTTTCTCTTTACACAGCTTTGGGAGGAATCCGTCCATCAGCA TGCCTTCCAATCACTATTGATGTGGGTACAAACAACCAGAAGTTGCTGGATGATGAATTCTACATTGGCCTTAAACAGAGAAGGGCAACTGGGCAG GAGTATGCAGACTTTCTACACGAGTTCATGTGCGCTGTGAAACAGAACTACGGAGAGAAAGTGTTGGTGCAG tttgaaGATTTTGCAAACCACAATGCGTTTGACCTTCTGTCTAAGTACATGGATAGTCATCTTGTCTTTAATGACGATATCCAG GGTACTGCATCCGTGGTGCTTGCTGGGCTTATTGCGGCTCAGAAAGTGCTTGGTAAAAGCCTTGCTGACCATACCTTCTTGTTCTTAGGTGCCGGAGAG GCTGGAACCGGTATAGCTGAGCTAATTGCTCTTAAAATTTCGAAAGAG ACCGGAGCTCCCATCGAGGAGACCAGGAAGAAGATTTGGCTCGTGGACTCCAAG GGACTTATCGTTAGCTCACGCAAAGAATCGCTTCAGCACTTCAAGCAGCCATGGGCGCATGAGTACGAACCTGTCAAGGACCTCATTGGTGCTGTGAAT gCAATCAAACCAACTGTTCTCATTGGAACCTCTGGTGTGGGTCAAACTTTCACAAAGGAAGTGGTTGAGGCCATGGCTACCAACAACGAG AAACCGTTGATTCTTGCTCTCTCAAACCCTACTTCTCAAGCTGAGTGTACCGCAGAACAGGCTTACACATGGACCGAG GGTCGTGCAATCTTTGGTAGTGGAAGCCCGTTTGATCCTGTTGAGTACAACGGCAAAACTTACTTGCCTGGCCAG GCAAACAACTGTTACATTTTCCCGGGTCTGGGACTTGGTTTGATCATGTCCGGTGCTATTCGTGTCCGTGATGACATGCTCCTCGCAGCTT CTGAAGCATTGGCGGCTCAAGTCACTGAAGAGAACTTCGCCAACGGTCTGATCTACCCACCATTCTCAAACATCAGAGAGATATCTGCTAACATTGCCGCCAGTGTGGCAGCAACAACCTATGACCTCG GATTGGCGTCGAACCTACCACGTGCAAAGGATCTGGTGAAGTTTGCCGAGAGCTGCATGTACAGCCCTGTCTACAGAAACTACCGTTAA